AGCAGGTCATCAACCGTCTGCAGGCCGAATCCCACTGCGCCGTTACAGCCATGGCCAAAGGCCGGCGCCAGAGCGCGCTGGTGGTCGAGTACGCCAGCAAGGCATCGGCAGCGCTGGAACAGATCAGCGGGCATATCAGTCAGATCAGCGACCAGAACATTCAGGTCGCCACTGCCACGGAAGAGCAATCCTGCGTGGTCGAAGAGATCAACCGTAATATCGAGGACATTAACCAGCTCACGGTCGATACCACCGACATCGCGGATCAGTTGAACAATGCCAGTAGCAGTCTGCAGACGCTCTCCGAACAGCTGAATGGCCTGGTCGGGCGCTTCAGACTGTAGAGTGCGGCGACCAGGTGCAGCTTGAATGCTGACCCTGGTTGTCGCTGGATAACGCCTCAGGCGACGACGGCGAGGCGCGCTTGTCCGACACCGCCATGCGGGTGCCCAGTTGTTGGGCGAACAGCGACACCCGGTACTCCTCGAGCATCAAGCGGTACAGGGTAAGCTGCGGATCGTCCTTGCCCTCTTGACGGTGCTCGCCCAGGCGCTGTTCGATGGCCTTGAGCTAGCGCGGCACTTCCTTGAAACATTCGCCCAGCGTCCCCCGCCACCTCTCCCTGCGCTCCATCGACCAACTCGACCCCATTCTCGACTGCATCGCCGACAAGGCCCTGACCAGCACCTCCATCGTCAAATCGCAGCCGATCAAGCGCCGCCCGCCGGGCATCGGCCGACGCGGGGCAGGCGGCAAGGCGGCCGAGGGGGCGAACCAGGCGTGACTGGCGAAGCGGCGCTGTTCGGAACCCAGGCCGCAGGCAAGCTGATGCGGCGAGTGGCAACGCACTGCCCCATCAAGGCGGCATCAGATCGCCAGGCGCGCTTTCAGCCAGAGTAGGCGTTCAAACTAAGAAAATAGACCTGCCACCCACTTACCGAGCACGTCCATGCCTGCCTCGCACAGGATACCGCGCAGCAGGTTGCTACGCTGGGTGCGGCTCTTGCTCCAGCTCTCGCGCAGGCCGTGCAACTGTTGCAGTTGCTGCTGCTCGTGGCTCTTTACCTGGATCGACTGGATGCCCTGGCATCACGCCCCTCGGGAATGGCGTCACAGTCGTTGGGGTCGGTCTTGTGGCGGGAAGTTAGAAGGGGGCGGAGTGATCTGTTTTAATTCACTCCGCCCCCTTTACTCGTGCAATCCTCGGATGAGCCGTTAGCCAAGCTTCAGATTGTCCCGAACCTTTTCACATCCAACGGAGCTTTCACTCTCGGGGCATCGCAGTCAGCTCGCGAAGGGCGTCTGAAATCCGTCGGGTTGCCGGCACCTCGCCTCGACCCGCTGGCCAGCCTTCCCGCTGTTTGGCGCGATCGCCATCGGTCTCCTCGGTCTGATCGTGGAACAGGTGCACCTGCGTCGGATAGGGCATGTCGATGCCTTCTTCGTCGAGTCGTAGATAAACGGCCTGCAGGACCTCGCCGAACACATGGATCTGAGTCGCTCGGTCCGACCTGGTCCACCAGCGCAGGCGCACGATATTGGCGAAGTCCCCGAGTTCGATGGGAATGGTTTCCGGCGCAGGGTCGGACAACACACCGTCGACGCTGGCACAGGCCTCCACCATCAACTTCCGTGCCTTCGCCCAATTATCATTGCAGCCGATGCCGATGTCGTATTGCGATCTGCGTTCCTCGAACGCGGTATTGACGACCACGCTGCTGGTGTAGATCTCCGAGTTCGGAATGACCACGCGGCGCCCGTCATAGGTCTTTATCAGTGTTGCCCGCGTTTCGATTTTTTCCACGGTACCCTCGTGTCCGCCCGAGATGATCTGATCACCCACTTCGAACGGTTGGCGCAGCAGTATCAGAATGCCGGCCAGCATATTTTGCAGGATGTCCTTGAACGCGAAACCTATGGCCACCGAACTCACACCAAGGCCGGCAAACAGGTCCCCCGGCGTAAGGCTCGGAGCGATGATCGTGGCACTGAGCATGAAGCCGACAATGACAATGCTCCAACGGGTCAAGGCTCCGCCCACCTCGCCCAAACTGGGACGGTCGCTCTTTTCGGCCCGCGCCCGAATGAGCCTTCCGATGGCCCGACCGACGAACCAGAAAATCGCGAAGACCACGAGACCCACCGCGATGCTGGGCAATAGTTTGAAAAGGCCGTCGAGCCAAGCGTCCAGCCGATCGAATATCAGGCCCGGGTTTACGTCGACTTCATTCATCGAAATGCGTCCTCAGTGTGAGTTCGGCAAACTACGCAATGCAGTCCTGACAAACTCCTATAGGCCGAAAGAGTTGCTGACACTTCATGGGAGTATAGGCCGGCCTAAAGTCACCAGGACTAGAGGTATCGGGCCGCCTACCGCCTCGACATAGTCGTTCTTGAACGCCGTCGGAGCCGCGACACTGAAAATGAATGCACCAGCAACGGTCCGAAAAGCGCTCTGGGATGCGTCGTCGGTAACCAGAATGAGTTACTGCGCAGTGCCGATCTGGAGCGTCCAGGCAAGCCCGCACAGAGCGAGGTAGTCTGGGTGACCACTGGTGGAAAACGCTTTGCGGTTTTCCATCCTACGCGGACGTGAGGCTGCTGTAGGGTGGACAACGTTTACTTGTCCACCGACTTCCGTGATAGCCCGCAACGGGTCGACTTCGGGCTGTCATCACCGGCAAAGCCAGCCCATCGCGACCGCCTGCATCGTTTAGGAACCCGCGAAGATCGCTCCCGATCTCCCGGACGGCGCCGCGCGATGTCGAATTCATCGTCCGCGCATCGGCGGGCAGCAGCGGCTCACTTGAAGGCCTTGAGCGCCTCCAGCCAGGCCGGGTCGAGGCGCGCCTGCTCCGGGTCCAGGCCGCGTTGTTCCAAGGCTTCGCGGTGCGCGTCGATCTCGCGCACCAGTTGCCCGAGTTCGCTGCTGTTGCCGTCCAGCTGGTGCATCTGGGTCAGGCCCAGGTGGTAGAAGCGCAGCAGCTTCATGGAGCGCTCGTCGCCCGCGGCCACTCCGGCCTTGACCTGGTGCATCTGGTTGGTCACGCGCATCAGGCTGCGCTTGAGCCGCCAGCCGTACACCGCCGCCGCCATGAACGGGCGCGACCACAGTTGCAGGCGCACGAAGGCGACGGTCAGGGCCAGGCCGGCGAGCACGCCGATCAGGTTCCACTTGAAGTTGTCGCCGCCGGGGGTGCCGAACAGCTGGCTGCTGGCTGTGGCGCAGAGCATGCCCAGCAGCAGGAACAGGGCCACGATCACCAGGGTGCTGCGGCGGGTCTGCTGGCGGTAGTGCTCGGGGTTCATTGGCTGGATTTCGAACATCTAGTACTCCTGGCGCGGTCAGGCTTCGACCGCGCTCCACTGTTTGCCAAGGCGCTTGTCCGATACCGCCATTTTGGTGCCCAGCTGCTGGGCGAACAGCGACACCCGGTACTCCTCGAGCATCCAGCGGTACTGGATAAGCTGCGGATCGCGCTTGCCCTCCTGGCGGTGCTTGCCCAGGCGCGCCTGGTACTGCTCCCAGTAGCCGGCCAGCTCGCCGCTCCACACCCGGTCGCGCTGCACCTGGGCGCCGATCTTGTCCAGGCGCTGCTCGATGGCCTTGAGGTATCGCGGCAGTTCCTTGAGCCATTCACCCGGCGTCTCGCGCACGAAGCCCGGGTAGACCAGGTTGGCGAGCTGCTGCTTTATGTCGTTGAGCGCCATGGCCTGGGCCAGGTCGATCTTGCCCTTGAAGCTTTTCTGCAGGCCGTGCCACAGCTTGAGGATTTCCAGGCACAGGCGGGCCAGGCGTTCGGCGTGGGCGGTCCAGTCGCCGCGCTTGCGCTCGGCCAGGGCCGCCAGGGCGGCGCCGTCGCGGGGCAGGCTCCCACTGCCTTCATGAAGAGCGCCCTCGAGGATGCAGCTGTCCAGGCTGGCCAAGAGGATGTCCTCGACCAGCGCCTCGATGCGGCCGATCTCGCGGTGCAGCAGGCCCAGCTCGGTCAGCCCCGGCAGCTTGCCGCGCAGGTACTTGGCCGGCTCGGCCAGTTGCTGCAGCAGCAGGCGCTGCAGGGCGCGGCGGTGCTGGAACTCGGCCTCGGCCTGGGTCGGGAAGCGCCCTTCCTTGACCTCTCCGCCCTCCTCCACCAGCGCCGGGTAGACGGTCATGGACAGTCCGGCGACCTTCTGCTGGGCCTTCTCGGCCACTTCGGCGAAGGCCTTGGCCTGCACCGGCTGCTGGGCTTTCTCGGTCTTCGGCAAAGCCAGCGCGGCCTGGCTGGCCTCGTTGAAGCGGGCGCACAGCTCGGCCAGGTCGCGCCCCTCGCCGAGGGGCTTGCCATGGGTGTCGACCACCTCGATGTTCATGCGCAGGTGGCCCTCGATCTGCGCGGCGGCATCGATCCAGGCTTCCTCGGCCACGCGCACCCCGGTCATGCGCAGCAGTTCGCGGCCCAGGGCGGCGGGCAGGCTGCCCTCGGCGAAACCGATCTTGGCCAGGGCCGCGCCGACGAAGTCCGGCACCGGCACGAAGTTCTTGCGCACCGCCTTGGGCAGGTTGCGCACCAGGGCCACGCACTTGGCCTCCAGCAGGCCCGGCACCAGCCACTCCAGGCGCTCGCCCGGCAGCTGCGGCAGCAACGGCGCCGGCACCCGCAGGGTGACGCCGTCGCGCGGATGATTGGGTTCGAAGTGGTAGGACAACGGCAGTTGCAGCTCGCCCAGGTGCAGGCTGTCGGGGTATTGCGCGGCGGTGACCTCGCGGGCGTCGCGGGCCAGCACATCTTCCTCGCGCATGATCAGCAGCTGCGCATTGCCGGCGCTCTCGCGCTTGTACCAGCTGTCGAAACTGGCGGTCTGGTAGATGTCGGCCGGCAGGCGCGCCTCGTAGAAGGCGAACAGGGTTTCCTCGTCGGCCAGGATGTCGCGCCGGCGCGCCTTGGCCTCCAGCTCGTCGAGCTTTTCCAGCAGCTGGCGGTTGGCCGACAGGCAGCGGGCGCGGGACTGGATCTCGCCGCCGACCAGGCCCTCGCGGATGAACAGCTCGCGCGACACCACAGGGTCGATGGGGCCGTAGTGCACCGGGCGGCGGCCGACCACGATCATGCCGTAGAGGGTGATCTGCTCGTAGGCCACCACCTGTCCGCGCTTCTTCTCCCAGTGCGGCTCCAGGTGATTCTTCTTGATCAGGTGGCCGGCCAGGGGCTCGATCCAGTCCGGCTCGATCTTCGCCACCATGCGGGCGAACAGCTTGGTCGTTTCCACCAGCTCGGCGGTCATCAGCCAGCTGGGTTTCTTTCTACCCAGGCCGGAGGAGGGATGAATCCAGAAGCGCCGCTGGCGCGCACCGAGGTAGTCGCCCTCTTCGGTCTTCTGGCCGATCTGGCTGAGCAGGCCGCTGAGGATGGCCTTGTGCACCTTGGCGTAGTCGATGCTGCGCTGCTGGGCCTCGTCCTTGACGGCCTTGGCGGACTCTCGGGCAGCGTCCGGGCCCTTGCCGGGCTCCGGCTTGGCCGGCTTGCCCTCCGGCGCCTTGGCCTTGAGCTGCAGCTCGCGGCTGATCAGGGTCAGCTGGCGGTGCGCGTCGCGCCATTCGCGCAGGCGCAGGTAGTTGAGGAAGTTCTTCCGGCACCAGCTGCGCAGCGCGTTGGAGCCCAGGGCCTGGCGTTGCTCCTCGAAGCCGCGCCACAGGTTGATCAGGGCGGCGAAGTCCGAATCGACGTCCTTCCACTGGGCATGGGCCTGGTCGGCGGCCTGCTGGCGGTCGGACGGGCGCTCGCGCACATCCTGCACCGACAGGGCGCTGGCGACGATCAACACCTCCTCCAGGCTGCCCTGCTTGGCGCCCTCGAGCACCATGCGGCCCATGCGCGGGTCCACCGGAAGGCGCGCCAGCTGGCGGCCCAGGGGGGTCAGCTGGCCGTCGCGGCTGACCGCCGAGAGCTCCTGCAGCAGGGTGTAGCCGTCGCTGATGGCCTTGCCGTCCGGCGGCTCGATGAAGGGAAAGGCGTCGACCTCGCCCAGGCGCAGGTGGAGCATCTGCAGGATCACCGCGGCCAGGTTGGTACGCAGGATCTCCGGGTCGGTGAATTCGGGGCGGGCGAGGAAGTCCTCCTCGCTGTACAGGCGGATGCAGATGCCCGGCTCGACCCGGCCGCAGCGGCCCTTGCGCTGGTTGGCGCTGGCCTGGGACACCGCCTCGATGGGCAGGCGCTGGACCTTGGCGCGGTAGCTGTAGCGGCTGATGCGCGCGGTGCCGGAATCGATCACGTAGCGGATGCCCGGCACGGTCAGCGAGGTCTCGGCGACGTTGGTGGCCAGGACGATCTTGCGCCCGGCCATGGGCTGGAAGATCTTCTGCTGCTCGGCCGGGGTCAGCCGCGCATACAGCGGCAGCACCTCGGTGTGCCTGAGGTTGGCCTTGCGCAGCACCTCGGCGCAGTCGCGGATCTCCCGCTCGCCGGGCAGGAACACCAGCACGTCGCCGGGGCGCTTGCCCTCGCTGCGCTCGAAGGCGGCCAGCTCGTCGAGGCTGGCGAGAATCGCCTGGTCCACCGAGAGGTCCTCCTCGACCCGGTTGCCCTCCTCGTCCTGCTCGGCGGTCAGCGGCCGGTACCAGGTTTCCACCGGGTAGGTGCGCCCCGACACCTCCACCACCGGCGCGCCGCCGAAGTGCTGGGAGAAGCGCTCCAGGTCGATGGTCGCCGAGGTGATGATCAGCTTGAGGTCCGGCCGGCGCGCCAGCAGGGTCTTCAGGTAGCCGAGCAGAAAATCGATGTTCAGGCTGCGCTCGTGGGCCTCGTCGACAATGATCGTGTCGTACTTGTCGAGGAAGCGGTCGTGCTGGGTCTCGGCCAGCAGGATGCCGTCGGTCATCAGCTTGATCAGGCTGCGCTCGTTGCTCTGGTCCTCGAAGCGCACCTGGTA
The genomic region above belongs to Pseudomonas benzenivorans and contains:
- a CDS encoding DUF3087 domain-containing protein → MFEIQPMNPEHYRQQTRRSTLVIVALFLLLGMLCATASSQLFGTPGGDNFKWNLIGVLAGLALTVAFVRLQLWSRPFMAAAVYGWRLKRSLMRVTNQMHQVKAGVAAGDERSMKLLRFYHLGLTQMHQLDGNSSELGQLVREIDAHREALEQRGLDPEQARLDPAWLEALKAFK
- a CDS encoding mechanosensitive ion channel family protein — encoded protein: MNEVDVNPGLIFDRLDAWLDGLFKLLPSIAVGLVVFAIFWFVGRAIGRLIRARAEKSDRPSLGEVGGALTRWSIVIVGFMLSATIIAPSLTPGDLFAGLGVSSVAIGFAFKDILQNMLAGILILLRQPFEVGDQIISGGHEGTVEKIETRATLIKTYDGRRVVIPNSEIYTSSVVVNTAFEERRSQYDIGIGCNDNWAKARKLMVEACASVDGVLSDPAPETIPIELGDFANIVRLRWWTRSDRATQIHVFGEVLQAVYLRLDEEGIDMPYPTQVHLFHDQTEETDGDRAKQREGWPAGRGEVPATRRISDALRELTAMPRE
- the hrpA gene encoding ATP-dependent RNA helicase HrpA is translated as MTDQTPAFDLLLKNLDQALIADRHRLRRQLHELRKPATPDEAKLAQWLERFQASAAKVEARRLSVPAMRYDDALPIAAKRDEIKAAISAHQVVVIAGETGSGKTTQLPKICLELGRGTHGLIGHTQPRRLAARSVATRVAEEIGTPLGELVGYQVRFEDQSNERSLIKLMTDGILLAETQHDRFLDKYDTIIVDEAHERSLNIDFLLGYLKTLLARRPDLKLIITSATIDLERFSQHFGGAPVVEVSGRTYPVETWYRPLTAEQDEEGNRVEEDLSVDQAILASLDELAAFERSEGKRPGDVLVFLPGEREIRDCAEVLRKANLRHTEVLPLYARLTPAEQQKIFQPMAGRKIVLATNVAETSLTVPGIRYVIDSGTARISRYSYRAKVQRLPIEAVSQASANQRKGRCGRVEPGICIRLYSEEDFLARPEFTDPEILRTNLAAVILQMLHLRLGEVDAFPFIEPPDGKAISDGYTLLQELSAVSRDGQLTPLGRQLARLPVDPRMGRMVLEGAKQGSLEEVLIVASALSVQDVRERPSDRQQAADQAHAQWKDVDSDFAALINLWRGFEEQRQALGSNALRSWCRKNFLNYLRLREWRDAHRQLTLISRELQLKAKAPEGKPAKPEPGKGPDAARESAKAVKDEAQQRSIDYAKVHKAILSGLLSQIGQKTEEGDYLGARQRRFWIHPSSGLGRKKPSWLMTAELVETTKLFARMVAKIEPDWIEPLAGHLIKKNHLEPHWEKKRGQVVAYEQITLYGMIVVGRRPVHYGPIDPVVSRELFIREGLVGGEIQSRARCLSANRQLLEKLDELEAKARRRDILADEETLFAFYEARLPADIYQTASFDSWYKRESAGNAQLLIMREEDVLARDAREVTAAQYPDSLHLGELQLPLSYHFEPNHPRDGVTLRVPAPLLPQLPGERLEWLVPGLLEAKCVALVRNLPKAVRKNFVPVPDFVGAALAKIGFAEGSLPAALGRELLRMTGVRVAEEAWIDAAAQIEGHLRMNIEVVDTHGKPLGEGRDLAELCARFNEASQAALALPKTEKAQQPVQAKAFAEVAEKAQQKVAGLSMTVYPALVEEGGEVKEGRFPTQAEAEFQHRRALQRLLLQQLAEPAKYLRGKLPGLTELGLLHREIGRIEALVEDILLASLDSCILEGALHEGSGSLPRDGAALAALAERKRGDWTAHAERLARLCLEILKLWHGLQKSFKGKIDLAQAMALNDIKQQLANLVYPGFVRETPGEWLKELPRYLKAIEQRLDKIGAQVQRDRVWSGELAGYWEQYQARLGKHRQEGKRDPQLIQYRWMLEEYRVSLFAQQLGTKMAVSDKRLGKQWSAVEA